In one Gallus gallus isolate bGalGal1 chromosome 20, bGalGal1.mat.broiler.GRCg7b, whole genome shotgun sequence genomic region, the following are encoded:
- the GID8 gene encoding glucose-induced degradation protein 8 homolog, which yields MSYAEKPDEITKDEWMEKLNNLHIQRADMNRLIMNYLVTEGFKEAAEKFRMESGIEPSVDLETLDERIKIREMILKGQIQEAISLINSLHPELLDTNRYLYFHLQQQHLIELIRQRETEAALEFAQTQLAEQGEESRECLTEMERTLALLAFDNPEESPFGDLLNMMQRQKVWSEVNQAVLDYENRESTPKLAKLLKLLLWAQNELDQKKVKYPKMTDLSKGTIEEPK from the exons ATGAGTTATGCAGAAAAACCTGATGAAATCACAAAAGATGAATGGATGGAAAAACTTAATAACTTGCATATTCAGAGAGCAGACATGAACCGCCTTATCATGAACTACCTTGTTACAG aGGGCtttaaagaagcagcagagaaatttcGAATGGAGTCTGGAATTGAACCCAGCGTGGATTTAGAGACTCTcgatgaaagaataaaaatcagagaaatgATACTGAAAGGACAGATTCAAGAAGCCATTTCATTAATAAACAGCCTCCATCCAGAACTGTTAGATACAAACAGATATCTTTACTTTCATTTGCAG CAGCAGCATTTGATTGAACTGATTCGGCAGCGTGagacagaagcagctctggaaTTTGCTCAGACCCAATTAGCAGAACAAGGCGAGGAGAGCCGGGAATGCCTGACAGAAATGGAGCGCACGCTGGCTTTGCTTGCCTTCGATAATCCTGAAGAATCACCATTTGGAGACTTGCTTAACATGATGCAGCGACAGAAG gtATGGAGTGAGGTTAATCAAGCTGTTCTAGACTATGAAAATCGTGAATCAACACCCAAGTTGGCAAAATTACTGAAACTACTACTGTGGGCTCAGAATGAGCTAGACcagaagaaagtgaaatacCCCAAAATGACAGACCTCAGCAAGGGGACAATTGAAGAACCCAAGTAA
- the SLC17A9 gene encoding solute carrier family 17 member 9, with amino-acid sequence MAAGGGRNAPVCGGERGSRAPQHDGMWKDGGGEQYWSRPECRAWTAVLLLGTCLLYCARVTVPICAVALSAHFGWDKKQSGVVLSSFFWGYCLTQVIGGHISDQIGGEKVLLLSASAWGFLTFITPLLTQITSAHLVFMTCSRFLMGLLQGVYFPSLASLLSQRVRESERAFTYSTVGTGSQFGTLVIGAAGSLLLDWYGWESVFYFSGLLTLLWVYCTCKYLLVEKDLVIPIGYLRRGISISKQSKVPWKQLFKKAPIWAVIVAQLCTASTFFTLLSWLPTFFKETFPESKGWVFNVVPWLVAIPTSLFSGFLSDHLINQGYKTITVRKFMQVIGSGVSSVFALCLGQTSSFCKAIVFASASVGLQTFNHSGISVNVQDLAPSCAGLLFGVGNTGGALLGVVCVYLAGYLMETTGSWISVFNLVAVVNSVGLCVFLVFGEAQRVDTDSAYIDL; translated from the exons ATGGCCGCGGGAGGCGGCAGGAATGCGCCGGTGTGCGGAGGAGAGCGCGGCTCCCGGGCCCCGCAACACGACGGCATGTGGAAGGATGGAGGCGGGGAGCAGTACTGGTCCAG GCCCGAGTGCCGCGCGTGGACggcggtgctgctgctggggacgTGCCTGCTGTACTGCGCCCGCGTCACCGTGCCCATCTGCGCCGTCGCCCTGAGCGCGCACTTCGGCTGGGACAAGAAGCAGTCAGGAGTTGTGCTCAGCAGCTTCTTCTGGGGCTACTGCTTGACGCAGGTCATCGGAGGACACATCAGCGATCA aatAGGGGGTGAGAAGGTCCTCCTCCTCTCAGCATCAGCATGGGGCTTCCTGACGTTCATCACCCCACTGCTCACCCAGATCACGTCAGCACACCTCGTCTTCATGACCTGCTCCAGGTTCCTCATGGGGCTGCTGCAAG GGGTCTACTTCCCATCCCTGGCCAGCCTGCTGTCCCAGAGGGTCCGGGAGAGCGAGCGAGCCTTCACATACAGCACAGTGGGGACTGGCTCACAGTTTGG GACGCTGGTGATCGGAGCTGCAGGATCTCTGCTGCTGGACTGGTATGGCTGGGAGAGCGTTTTCTACTTCTCTGGTTTGCTCACTTTGCTCTGGGTTTACTGCACCTGCAAGTACCTGCTGGTGGAGAAAG ATCTCGTCATCCCCATAGGCTATTTAAGGAGAGGCATCTCAAtctcaaagcagagcaaagtgccctggaaGCAGCTGTTTAAGAAGGCGCCGATCTG GGCTGTCATCGttgcacagctgtgcacagccagCACGTTTTTCACTCTCCTCTCCTGGCTGCCGACTTTCTTTAAGGAAACGTTCCCCGAGTCCAAG GGCTGGGTGTTCAATGTAGTTCCCTGGCTGGTTGCAATTCCAACAAGCTTGTTCAGTGGATTTCTGTCCGATCATTTAATTAATCAGG ggTACAAAACCATCACCGTTCGTAAGTTCATGCAG gtCATTGGCTCTGGAGTCTCAAGCGTGTTTGCCCTGTGCCTGGGCCAGACGTCCAGTTTTTGCAAGGCTATAGTGTTCGCCTCAGCCTCCGTTGGGCTTCAGACCTTTAACCACAG TGGCATTTCAGTGAACGTGCAAGACCTGGCCCCGTCCTGTGCTGGCTTGCTGTTTG GTGTTGGAAATACAGGCGGAGCTCTGCTAG GTGTGGTTTGTGTGTACCTGGCTGGATATCTGATGGAAACGACGGGCTCctggatttctgttttcaacCTGGTGGCTGTTGTCAACAGTGTTGGTCTCTGTGTGTTCCTGGTGTTTGGAGAGGCCCAGAGGGTGGACACGGACTCTGCCTACATCGACCTGTAG